A single Vulcanisaeta distributa DSM 14429 DNA region contains:
- a CDS encoding Nre family DNA repair protein, which yields MVRFSELLPEFWREFRFWRNVSNELNGSSPPGNFIGSMNYPYINVGALINDGSIDASILDNPEEWFRRGFTQWDIVKLRSRIILSRTKTSVKSFSNSIIDRIQELSIGRNPVNVEVRLRKLVLRALADDYHAPLGNIGELRDLRITSNVSAEGIIERLVNDYDVDARTAVIELYRGSIPISRIQRIFAVGLLGDRRFRRLVPTRWSITAVDSIIGEYLRDRVVDYNEVGQVEVHEMEYMGNRYFVILIPGPWRYELIELKMPGSVWNRDSHSPRVYVDYEGVRGMKGYAESTGGAFYAIRLGVLEYLNRIGRQASVIAVREVTPEYRVPVGIWQAREAVRNGMGINTKRFSDINEAINYVNSSLSTGDLWLVHSHLIREFRSDLTRFLLNDRENHTY from the coding sequence GTGGTTAGGTTTAGTGAATTACTACCTGAATTCTGGAGGGAGTTTAGGTTTTGGCGTAATGTGAGTAATGAACTTAATGGTTCATCACCGCCTGGGAACTTCATTGGTTCTATGAATTATCCCTACATTAATGTTGGTGCATTAATTAATGATGGTAGTATTGATGCGTCGATACTTGATAACCCAGAGGAGTGGTTTAGGCGTGGCTTTACCCAGTGGGATATTGTCAAGCTGAGGTCTAGAATAATACTTAGTAGGACGAAGACCTCGGTTAAGTCATTTAGTAATTCTATAATTGATAGGATTCAGGAGTTGAGTATTGGGCGTAATCCGGTTAATGTTGAGGTTAGGTTGAGGAAGTTGGTGCTTAGGGCGTTGGCTGATGATTACCACGCACCACTTGGTAATATTGGTGAGTTGAGGGATTTGAGAATAACATCTAATGTCAGTGCTGAGGGCATAATTGAGAGGTTAGTGAATGATTATGATGTGGATGCCAGGACGGCGGTGATTGAGTTATACCGTGGCTCAATACCTATATCCCGCATACAACGCATCTTCGCGGTTGGGTTGTTGGGTGATAGGAGGTTTAGGAGGTTAGTTCCAACCAGGTGGTCCATAACGGCGGTCGACTCAATAATTGGTGAATATCTTAGGGACAGGGTTGTCGATTATAATGAGGTTGGGCAAGTCGAGGTTCATGAAATGGAGTACATGGGGAATAGGTACTTCGTAATACTCATACCTGGTCCGTGGAGGTATGAGCTTATTGAGCTGAAGATGCCAGGGTCAGTGTGGAATAGGGATAGTCATTCGCCTAGGGTGTACGTAGATTATGAGGGGGTTAGAGGCATGAAGGGGTATGCGGAGAGTACGGGTGGTGCGTTCTATGCAATTAGGCTTGGCGTACTGGAGTACCTTAATAGGATTGGTAGGCAAGCATCCGTGATAGCGGTTAGGGAAGTAACCCCAGAGTATAGGGTCCCGGTCGGTATTTGGCAGGCCCGTGAGGCTGTTAGGAATGGCATGGGGATTAATACGAAGAGGTTCTCGGATATCAACGAAGCGATTAATTACGTGAATTCCTCATTATCAACAGGGGATTTATGGCTTGTCCATAGCCACCTCATTAGGGAGTTCAGGAGTGACCTGACTAGGTTCCTACTTAATGATCGAGAGAACCATACCTATTAG
- the cyoE gene encoding heme o synthase, which yields MKDYVLLMKPRVIWLLVLAAVAGYVFAASPRVNIAYVVELTLVGLLSTGGSAAFNMYYERDIDAQMIRTRNRPIPAGRVSPGNALIESLVLSILGFALSYLWLGTIPTIFVVLGWFLYAIVYTVFLKCRSWSNILIGGVAGNAALLTGWTVAKPLDLEAILLSMAIYLWIPAHIWSLVIRAKDDYSRTCIKMLPLEMSEDRAMIMVALLNVISNIYMLFLYILFLRNLIGLIILLITAAWSSYYSVKAMIKPSREVFWQMFKASSPVLTVFLLIGMVLSIIK from the coding sequence ATTAAGGACTACGTACTATTAATGAAGCCGAGAGTCATTTGGCTACTCGTACTCGCCGCAGTGGCTGGTTACGTATTTGCCGCGTCACCGAGGGTCAACATAGCTTACGTAGTTGAGCTAACACTCGTTGGGCTTCTAAGTACTGGCGGTTCCGCAGCATTTAATATGTACTACGAGAGAGATATTGATGCACAGATGATTAGGACTAGGAATAGGCCGATACCAGCTGGTCGGGTGAGTCCAGGTAATGCGTTGATCGAGTCCCTGGTTTTATCAATCCTTGGCTTTGCCCTATCATACCTATGGCTTGGCACTATACCCACGATCTTCGTGGTGCTCGGCTGGTTTTTATACGCAATAGTCTATACGGTTTTCCTAAAATGTAGGAGCTGGAGCAACATACTAATTGGTGGTGTGGCTGGTAATGCAGCGTTACTGACTGGGTGGACTGTGGCGAAACCACTAGATCTTGAGGCTATTTTATTATCTATGGCCATATACTTGTGGATACCCGCACACATTTGGAGCTTAGTTATTAGGGCTAAGGATGATTACTCGAGGACCTGCATCAAGATGCTACCCCTGGAGATGAGCGAGGATAGGGCCATGATCATGGTTGCATTACTTAACGTAATCTCAAACATATACATGCTATTCCTCTACATACTATTCCTCAGGAACCTCATTGGGTTGATAATACTACTCATTACAGCGGCCTGGAGCAGTTATTACAGTGTTAAGGCCATGATTAAGCCTAGCAGGGAGGTTTTCTGGCAGATGTTTAAGGCAAGCTCGCCGGTACTGACGGTATTTCTGCTAATAGGTATGGTTCTCTCGATCATTAAGTAG
- a CDS encoding ATP-binding protein: MKVGVVIKAQSPRAFWFRVFDNVEDRINVGTFVTLDNYESRVNGPILARVTRVIRHNYLVDDRVIAQLGSEDVINTFRDYGIDIQYIAQSTLARASIIGYRVGTRFSKPLKPPKPMDFVYLPTEGELSKLLRLDNGGVRLVIGSVRSLSIPAELDANKLVSHHCAILAATGGGKSWLAGVIVEELVLRAEIPIIIIDPHGEYSAMQVPKSSVDDAKYVASLVKVYVPGKVDTTSLDDYFKARFSVKRKYVRFGINPRSLSLRLMEGLLDHYYGLTDAQRRILEEAWQYMGMDNELTGLDEFLNDLEKSGGRVVKGYGNELALSTLLTKVKMLIENRPFFITRPGEFYGNEPIRLLDIKDLMEYGIHVLDLSGLDLVDQQALVALILNNIFRISSMRRDRLVFIVVEEAHNYAPSVGSSLSTSALIKIAREGRKFGVGLCIISQRPSKVHPDVLSQCLTQVFKRIINPVDLRYVRNVVEFISDEDLWEVRVLNEDDALVTGLAVPMPLPVKVRDRLTEHGGVTPALIPRGNITRV; encoded by the coding sequence GTGAAGGTTGGTGTTGTGATTAAGGCGCAGAGCCCCAGGGCATTCTGGTTTAGGGTATTTGATAATGTTGAGGATAGGATAAACGTTGGTACATTCGTAACCCTGGACAATTATGAAAGTAGGGTCAATGGCCCAATACTTGCAAGGGTGACTAGGGTTATTAGGCATAATTACCTGGTGGATGATAGGGTCATCGCCCAGCTGGGAAGTGAGGACGTTATAAACACCTTCAGGGACTATGGGATAGACATTCAATATATTGCCCAATCAACGCTGGCCAGGGCATCAATCATCGGTTACAGAGTCGGTACACGATTCTCTAAACCGCTTAAGCCTCCAAAGCCCATGGACTTCGTATACCTACCAACAGAGGGTGAATTGAGTAAGTTACTTAGGCTCGATAATGGTGGTGTTAGGCTTGTCATTGGTAGTGTTAGGTCACTATCAATACCTGCTGAGCTAGACGCCAATAAGTTAGTGTCTCATCACTGTGCAATACTGGCTGCCACAGGTGGTGGTAAGTCCTGGCTCGCCGGTGTTATTGTTGAAGAATTAGTATTGAGGGCAGAAATACCGATAATAATCATTGATCCCCACGGCGAATACTCAGCAATGCAGGTTCCTAAATCCTCAGTTGATGATGCTAAGTATGTGGCTAGTCTAGTTAAGGTATACGTACCCGGCAAGGTCGATACCACGAGCTTAGATGATTACTTCAAGGCTCGGTTCAGTGTTAAGAGGAAGTATGTGAGGTTTGGCATCAACCCAAGGTCATTATCACTGAGACTCATGGAGGGACTACTCGACCATTATTACGGACTTACTGACGCCCAGAGGAGGATTCTTGAGGAGGCCTGGCAATACATGGGTATGGATAACGAATTAACGGGCCTAGACGAGTTCCTCAATGACCTGGAGAAGAGCGGTGGTAGGGTTGTTAAGGGCTATGGTAACGAGCTAGCCCTATCCACGTTATTGACTAAGGTTAAGATGCTCATTGAGAACAGGCCGTTTTTCATAACAAGGCCTGGTGAGTTTTACGGTAATGAACCGATAAGGCTCCTGGACATTAAGGATCTAATGGAGTATGGAATCCACGTACTGGATCTTAGCGGCTTAGACTTAGTAGATCAACAGGCACTTGTTGCACTGATACTAAATAATATATTCAGGATATCCTCAATGAGGAGGGATAGGCTGGTCTTCATAGTTGTTGAGGAGGCTCATAATTATGCGCCATCGGTTGGTTCATCATTAAGTACGTCAGCACTAATAAAGATTGCCAGGGAAGGCCGTAAATTCGGTGTTGGGCTATGCATAATTAGCCAAAGACCGTCCAAGGTGCACCCAGACGTTTTGAGTCAATGCTTAACCCAGGTCTTTAAGAGGATAATAAACCCGGTCGATCTTAGGTATGTGAGGAATGTGGTTGAGTTCATATCTGATGAGGATTTATGGGAGGTGAGGGTTCTTAATGAGGATGATGCCTTAGTGACAGGGTTGGCTGTTCCAATGCCATTACCTGTTAAGGTTAGGGATAGATTGACGGAGCATGGGGGTGTGACGCCAGCGCTTATACCGAGGGGTAATATCACTAGGGTGTAA
- a CDS encoding DUF2848 family protein: MHRLNVTIEFKNGNERDIEIAVSDLVIFVWSGRTTDIIKKEVEELSRIGISGPKNIPEIYILQPYLVTTSNYIRKVSDLHSGEVEYVLLIKNEDEIYVTVGSDHTDREAERCSLLAGKHMYPKIVARRAWPLKEIEDHWDDLVLRSWILEDDKKTLYQEGTMKFLLTPEKLVDLIREVVPDLKNVVVFSGTIPTIKGQIKPSGYFEIELYDPVLNRSIDHYYWIE, encoded by the coding sequence ATGCATAGACTTAATGTAACCATAGAGTTCAAGAACGGTAACGAGAGAGATATAGAAATCGCTGTTAGCGACTTAGTGATCTTTGTCTGGTCTGGGAGGACTACCGACATCATTAAGAAGGAGGTTGAGGAACTGAGCAGGATAGGCATTAGTGGTCCTAAGAACATACCCGAAATATACATACTACAGCCATACCTAGTAACCACAAGTAACTACATTAGGAAGGTAAGTGACCTACACAGCGGTGAGGTTGAGTACGTATTACTAATTAAGAATGAGGATGAGATCTACGTAACCGTCGGCAGCGACCACACAGACAGGGAAGCCGAGAGGTGCAGTTTACTTGCCGGTAAGCACATGTACCCGAAGATCGTCGCCAGAAGAGCTTGGCCACTTAAGGAGATTGAGGATCATTGGGATGACCTAGTACTGAGGAGTTGGATTCTTGAGGATGATAAGAAGACCCTTTATCAGGAGGGTACCATGAAGTTCCTACTAACGCCGGAAAAACTCGTTGATTTAATACGCGAGGTGGTGCCTGATTTAAAGAATGTCGTTGTCTTTTCGGGCACAATACCGACAATAAAAGGTCAAATAAAGCCCAGTGGTTATTTCGAGATCGAGTTATACGACCCAGTACTTAATAGGTCCATTGACCATTATTACTGGATTGAATGA
- a CDS encoding 50S ribosomal protein L37ae yields MPFSHTKIVGPTGRYGARYGMGVRRKVLQIEVKQRSKHRCPRCKSLVKMERIAFGIWRCPKCGYTFAGGAWVPQTIMGKTLATEAAAKQGTK; encoded by the coding sequence ATGCCATTTAGCCATACAAAGATTGTAGGGCCCACAGGTAGGTATGGCGCTAGGTATGGCATGGGCGTTAGGAGGAAGGTTTTACAGATCGAGGTTAAGCAGAGAAGTAAGCATAGGTGCCCAAGGTGTAAGTCATTGGTTAAAATGGAGAGGATAGCCTTTGGAATTTGGAGGTGCCCCAAGTGCGGTTACACCTTCGCCGGTGGTGCCTGGGTTCCGCAGACAATAATGGGTAAAACACTAGCAACGGAGGCTGCGGCAAAGCAAGGCACAAAGTGA
- a CDS encoding Brix domain-containing protein codes for MGLIVLTSSRDASIRMRQFLNELELVIPNAVKVNRGKSSIIEIAGKALSLGADRILYIGSRGGNPGFIRFLRVKEGVIEVMPYLIRIFGVKLLIDMPINVKGRQKARSGVVVSLGEYVEVTDLLSEQLGLPSMRVYDFESVRGMYDVIFLIHRVENAYEVQILNGRDLGPYGPFMKISDVIYVKPRVIRIG; via the coding sequence ATGGGCTTGATAGTACTGACTTCGTCAAGAGACGCAAGTATTAGAATGAGGCAGTTCCTCAATGAGTTGGAGTTGGTAATACCCAATGCCGTTAAGGTTAATAGGGGTAAGTCATCAATCATTGAGATTGCGGGTAAGGCCCTTAGCCTTGGGGCCGACAGGATACTTTACATTGGTTCCAGGGGTGGAAATCCAGGCTTCATACGCTTCCTAAGGGTTAAGGAGGGGGTTATTGAGGTGATGCCATACTTAATAAGGATATTTGGCGTTAAATTACTAATTGACATGCCTATTAATGTTAAGGGTAGGCAGAAGGCACGTAGTGGTGTTGTGGTATCCTTAGGTGAGTATGTGGAGGTTACGGATTTATTGAGTGAACAGCTTGGATTACCAAGTATGAGGGTTTATGATTTTGAGAGTGTTAGGGGTATGTATGACGTTATTTTCCTAATTCATAGGGTTGAAAATGCCTATGAGGTGCAGATACTGAATGGTAGGGATTTGGGTCCTTATGGTCCATTTATGAAGATTAGTGATGTTATTTACGTTAAGCCTAGGGTGATTCGAATTGGGTGA
- a CDS encoding CTAG/PCC1 family protein, with protein sequence MGDCEFKAVFSLEGVDRELIVKSFKTLEKEMRFGRGFVSVDVSDNGVVITVCAKDLTSLRSLVSGVMKSLYLIFKVEELR encoded by the coding sequence TTGGGTGACTGCGAATTTAAGGCTGTGTTTTCCCTGGAGGGTGTTGATAGGGAATTGATAGTTAAATCATTCAAGACTCTTGAGAAGGAGATGCGGTTTGGGAGGGGGTTTGTGAGCGTTGATGTGAGTGATAATGGTGTAGTGATAACTGTTTGTGCCAAGGACTTAACAAGTCTGAGAAGCCTGGTTAGTGGCGTTATGAAGTCGCTGTACCTAATATTTAAGGTTGAGGAGCTTAGATAA
- a CDS encoding prefoldin subunit beta translates to MSSLPPSLQSDLEKLQALQDQLNSVRVRKQQFESELKEVERAISEIEKIPAESKVYKIVGSFLVLVTKDQALQELKDRKELLELHIKTLSRQESMLMKQIEDLRTQINEALAKLQGAGGVAKGGG, encoded by the coding sequence ATGAGTTCATTACCACCATCATTACAGTCAGACCTGGAGAAACTCCAGGCACTGCAGGATCAGTTAAATAGTGTTAGGGTTAGGAAGCAGCAGTTCGAGAGTGAGCTTAAGGAAGTTGAGAGAGCTATTTCAGAGATTGAGAAGATACCTGCTGAAAGTAAGGTCTATAAGATCGTTGGTTCCTTCCTAGTCCTGGTAACTAAGGACCAAGCGCTTCAGGAACTTAAGGATAGGAAGGAGCTACTTGAACTTCACATAAAGACTTTATCAAGGCAGGAGAGTATGTTGATGAAGCAGATCGAGGACTTGAGAACACAGATAAATGAGGCATTGGCTAAGTTGCAGGGTGCTGGCGGAGTCGCTAAGGGTGGTGGTTAA
- a CDS encoding DUF3194 domain-containing protein produces the protein MSSSNEVLNEIVNVVAEEVYKYLMRKLPEKLLEDIVINVGFTDMNNYTLEISIDVMTNPLLKGLDDIINDAVEFGFKIADYLMDKFRRGELVGLSTGEIERIAEEYTKSLRNDT, from the coding sequence ATGAGTAGCAGTAATGAGGTGCTTAATGAGATAGTTAATGTGGTTGCTGAGGAGGTTTACAAATACCTAATGCGTAAACTCCCTGAGAAGCTTCTTGAGGATATAGTTATTAATGTGGGATTTACGGACATGAATAATTATACCCTCGAGATTAGCATTGATGTAATGACGAATCCATTATTAAAGGGTCTTGATGATATAATTAATGATGCTGTTGAGTTTGGGTTTAAAATAGCGGATTACTTAATGGATAAGTTCAGGAGGGGTGAATTGGTTGGCTTATCAACTGGAGAAATTGAAAGAATTGCTGAGGAATACACAAAGAGTCTGCGTAATGACACATAG
- a CDS encoding DHH family phosphoesterase — MAYQLEKLKELLRNTQRVCVMTHRHADLDAYACGVATKELINKLGLNAALVIPEGPSYEVKTFITRLGINYQGLNNCDEADLIFLVDVSTYAQLNEFRNIIGDRPVVVVDHHEVRNVVPTVSLVDPNATSCSEIIARVFREFEIEPSTEIATLLIGGVLSDSGRLSRARPETFEVLAWLLRLAGRDYREIVNAMIEEVTFSERMAKVKGLLRMRAYRAGDYIICLSNVNAYESSLADTLIKSGCDVALVVSEHDGEMRLFGRGSRRIAEKLSLAEVFNDLAKYFNGEGGGHAMAAALSIKARIDPTTVLIKALSSVEQRLGIKALRITD, encoded by the coding sequence TTGGCTTATCAACTGGAGAAATTGAAAGAATTGCTGAGGAATACACAAAGAGTCTGCGTAATGACACATAGGCATGCAGACCTAGACGCATACGCATGTGGTGTGGCCACTAAGGAATTGATTAATAAGCTTGGTCTCAATGCCGCCCTGGTAATCCCTGAGGGCCCTTCCTACGAGGTTAAAACGTTCATTACCAGACTTGGCATAAATTACCAGGGCCTAAATAATTGCGATGAAGCGGACTTAATATTCCTGGTCGATGTTAGTACGTATGCTCAGTTGAATGAGTTTAGAAACATAATTGGTGATAGGCCTGTGGTGGTTGTGGATCATCATGAGGTGCGTAATGTGGTTCCTACGGTATCCCTCGTGGACCCGAACGCCACAAGCTGTTCCGAGATTATAGCCCGGGTATTTAGGGAATTTGAAATTGAACCTAGTACCGAGATCGCAACCCTCCTCATTGGTGGTGTACTGAGTGATAGTGGTAGGTTGAGTAGGGCTAGGCCTGAGACCTTTGAGGTGCTGGCGTGGCTGCTTAGGCTGGCTGGTAGGGATTATAGGGAGATAGTTAATGCGATGATTGAGGAGGTAACGTTTTCCGAGAGGATGGCTAAGGTTAAGGGCTTGCTTCGAATGAGGGCTTATAGGGCTGGTGATTATATAATCTGCCTAAGTAATGTAAATGCTTATGAATCATCACTCGCTGATACGCTGATTAAGTCGGGTTGTGACGTTGCATTGGTGGTTTCAGAGCATGATGGGGAAATGAGATTATTTGGCAGGGGTAGTAGGAGGATTGCTGAGAAGTTATCGCTTGCCGAGGTCTTTAATGATTTAGCTAAGTACTTTAATGGTGAGGGTGGCGGTCACGCAATGGCGGCTGCCCTGAGTATTAAGGCGAGGATCGACCCAACAACAGTATTAATAAAGGCTTTAAGTAGTGTTGAGCAAAGACTTGGTATTAAGGCATTAAGAATAACCGATTAA
- a CDS encoding type II/IV secretion system ATPase subunit: protein MSLDFQLIKPVGQLKELERYPLYEPFAYATIVQDEKTGDIMYYLEEITLDPVEQQVYKELVRIVMLELPPPEELTKMGDVKNYLLNELKKIVGRYRRLFRNVSPSSFAKFLYYMERDLLGYGPIDALMRDENIEDISCDGVGKPVYVFHRKYESIPTNIVPMTDQALDDLVVKLIHMSGRHVSVATPIVDAQLPDGSRIAVTYRREVSPGGSTFTIRKFRKNPLTFTELVRFGNISAEIAGYFWVMLDNGRSFLVLGVTGAGKTSFLNAMATFIRPHMKIITVEEVPEINLPHKNWVRLVTRQSYGAEKINEITLFDLVKATLRMRPDYLIVGEIRGEEAYVLFQAVNTGHSGISTMHAESFEAAVNRLMSPPMNIPPAYIPAMNIFVMIKRVKIGGRLTRRVTEVGEVYMDGDKIRFNTVFRWNPRTDTHDSYVEKSILVRQISDMTGKDVDEILREIDTRAKIVSWMVENGIFNFEDVSTYVQTYYTNPDKILNQVFGKVSDVESITQV from the coding sequence ATGAGCTTAGACTTTCAGTTAATAAAGCCTGTCGGTCAACTTAAGGAGCTGGAGAGATATCCATTATATGAACCATTTGCATACGCAACAATAGTCCAGGATGAAAAGACTGGGGATATCATGTATTACCTCGAGGAAATAACGCTTGACCCAGTCGAGCAACAAGTGTATAAGGAATTGGTGAGGATTGTAATGCTCGAGCTACCACCACCCGAGGAATTGACGAAGATGGGTGATGTGAAGAATTACCTGCTCAATGAACTAAAGAAGATTGTTGGTAGATATAGAAGACTCTTTAGAAACGTGTCTCCATCGTCCTTCGCTAAATTCCTATACTACATGGAGAGGGACTTGCTTGGTTATGGCCCAATAGATGCCTTAATGAGGGATGAGAATATTGAGGATATATCATGTGACGGCGTTGGCAAGCCTGTCTACGTATTTCATAGGAAGTATGAGTCCATACCAACAAACATTGTGCCAATGACCGACCAGGCTCTTGATGACTTAGTCGTTAAGTTAATACACATGTCTGGTAGGCACGTATCGGTGGCAACGCCAATAGTTGATGCCCAATTACCTGATGGTTCAAGGATAGCCGTTACGTATAGGAGGGAGGTTTCACCAGGTGGTTCCACGTTCACGATAAGGAAGTTCAGAAAGAATCCACTAACATTTACAGAATTAGTTAGATTTGGAAATATCAGCGCAGAAATCGCTGGTTACTTCTGGGTGATGCTTGATAATGGTAGGTCATTCCTAGTGCTTGGCGTCACAGGCGCTGGTAAAACGAGCTTCCTCAATGCCATGGCCACATTCATTAGGCCCCACATGAAGATAATAACCGTTGAGGAGGTCCCAGAGATAAACCTACCGCACAAGAATTGGGTTAGGCTTGTTACGAGGCAGAGCTATGGTGCTGAGAAGATAAATGAGATCACGCTATTTGACCTGGTTAAGGCAACGCTTAGGATGAGACCTGATTACTTAATCGTCGGTGAGATCAGAGGTGAGGAGGCCTACGTATTGTTCCAAGCCGTGAACACAGGCCATAGTGGTATATCGACAATGCACGCAGAGTCCTTTGAGGCGGCTGTTAATAGGCTCATGAGCCCACCAATGAATATACCACCGGCTTACATACCTGCCATGAACATATTCGTCATGATTAAGAGGGTTAAGATTGGTGGTAGGTTGACGAGGAGGGTCACTGAGGTTGGTGAGGTCTATATGGATGGTGACAAGATTAGGTTCAATACGGTATTTAGGTGGAATCCAAGGACCGATACGCATGATTCATACGTTGAAAAGAGTATTTTAGTTAGGCAAATTAGCGATATGACTGGTAAGGACGTTGATGAGATCCTCAGGGAAATAGATACTAGGGCGAAGATAGTTAGTTGGATGGTGGAGAATGGAATATTTAATTTCGAGGATGTCTCAACGTATGTACAGACATACTATACAAACCCAGATAAGATACTCAACCAGGTCTTTGGAAAGGTGAGCGATGTTGAAAGTATTACTCAGGTTTAA